The Roseibium sp. Sym1 genomic interval GTCGATCATTGAACGAGGCAGGAATGGCAATGGAAGTTACACAGATTGAATGCATGGGGGCCTGCGAGCAGCCAATTACGGTTGCGTTTCAGGGAGTTGGTAGAGCGGCATACCTTTTTTCCGGTGTTATCTTTCCGGACGACATTGCCGATATCGTCTCGACGGCCGGAAACTTTCTGGCAGCGGACAAAGGCTGGATCGAAGACGCCCGA includes:
- a CDS encoding DUF1636 family protein; amino-acid sequence: MNRIIVCSTCKSDPPPDLDALRRSLNEAGMAMEVTQIECMGACEQPITVAFQGVGRAAYLFSGVIFPDDIADIVSTAGNFLAADKGWIEDARPCGRLRFCLRARIPAL